One window of the Zea mays cultivar B73 chromosome 3, Zm-B73-REFERENCE-NAM-5.0, whole genome shotgun sequence genome contains the following:
- the LOC103651187 gene encoding mitochondrial inner membrane protease subunit 2 translates to MPGFAQRLAGIPWRSIARQGLSRVFLVAKAYCVIHIANEHLCSVALVRGASMLPALNLADDVVAVDRVSVRFGRVAPADIVLMISPEDPRKWLIKRVVGMQGDSITYLVDPGNSDSSRTIVVSWSPLG, encoded by the coding sequence atgccGGGCTTCGCTCAGCGTCTCGCGGGCATCCCGTGGCGGAGCATCGCGAGGCAAGGCCTCTCCCGCGTGTTCCTGGTGGCGAAGGCCTACTGCGTGATCCACATCGCCAACGAGCACCTCTGCTCGGTCGCTTTAGTGCGGGGCGCCAGCATGCTGCCGGCCCTGAACCTGGCGGACGACGTGGTGGCGGTGGACAGGGTCAGCGTGAGGTTCGGCCGGGTCGCGCCGGCGGACATCGTGCTGATGATCTCCCCCGAGGACCCGCGCAAGTGGCTCATCAAGCGCGTCGTCGGGATGCAGGGGGACTCCATCACCTACCTTGTCGACCCCGGCAACAGCGATTCCTCCAGAACCATCGTGGTGAGTTGGTCACCACTGGGCTAG